A single genomic interval of Cydia strobilella chromosome 3, ilCydStro3.1, whole genome shotgun sequence harbors:
- the LOC134755641 gene encoding kinesin-like protein Klp10A isoform X7: MPVLYERCAQPHLQRRSTKSVGPSSRATRNNQVRMSNAPGYTNGHGGDTTGRRGAENVPPPAQTPAPVPNASRVTQQQAPMSCNSRTGSVASVVPALPANLTSRKNNKEFNASNTTSGLTRGNTGAGAASSTVNVPHAVASGAVRRSNVVKEVERLKENREKRRQRQAELKEEKEALMNMDPGNPNWEFLAMIREYQQSIEFRPLTGNEPVEDHQITVCVRKRPLNKKELTKKEVDVISVPTRDQMIVHEPKNKVDLTKYLENQKFRFDYAFDDNCTNEIVYKYTAKPLVQTIFEGGMATCFAYGQTGSGKTHTMGGDFQGKTQDCKKGIYAMAARDVFAYLKSHKYKPLNLIVSASFFEIYSGKVFDLLADKAKLRVLEDGKQQVQIVGLTEKVVDNVDEVLKLIQHGNAARTSGQTSANSNSSRSHAVFQIVVRSPGMHRVHGKFSLIDLAGNERGADTSSANRQTRMEGAEINKSLLALKECIRALGMKGSHLPFRASKLTQVLRDSFIGDKSRTCMIAMVSPALNSCEHSLNTLRYADRVKELGTSDASRQRAESPAGAADADADADADVDMEPEHGDLAQLRSLNEGDMSAEMYTFHEAISELQQAEDEVLDNHKAISDYMQHAQQRCLQLLQLTRAVDYDQDERSYLARKRLRPTSTGSSLGIGARNRRLKLAYATQWEELLNEQLAVLAQSRDLVAEFRAKMQQEEHISRRMQPPHH, encoded by the exons ATGCCAGTGTTGTACGAGAGATGCGCTCAACCGCATTTGCAGAGGCGGTCGACAAAAAGCGTTGGCC CGTCATCGCGAGCGACGCGCAACAATCAGGTGCGCATGTCAAATGCGCCCGGCTACACGAACGGACACGGCGGCGACACTACGGGGCGGCGGGGGGCAGAGAACGTGCCGCCCCCCGCGCAGACGCCTGCACCTGTGCCTAATGCATCCAGAGTCACGCAACAG CAGGCACCGATGTCATGCAACTCGCGCACCGGTAGCGTCGCCTCCGTGGTGCCGGCTTTACCTGCCAACTTAACTTCCCGCAAGAATAACAAAGAG TTCAACGCATCAAACACGACGAGCGGCCTAACTCGTGGCAACACGGGCGCCGGTGCGGCGTCCAGCACTGTGAACGTGCCACACGCCGTCGCCAGCGGCGCCGTCCGGCGGTCCAATGTTGTTAAGGAGGTCGAGCGGCTCAAGGAGAATCGCGAGAAGCGGCGTCAGCGGCAGGCTGAGCTTAAGGAGGAGAAG GAAGCCCTAATGAACATGGACCCCGGCAACCCCAACTGGGAGTTCCTGGCGATGATCCGCGAATACCAGCAGAGCATCGAGTTCAGGCCGCTCACCGGCAACGAACCTGTCGAAGACCACCAGATCACCGTGTGCGTGCGCAAGAGGCCACTCAACAAGAAGGAGCTTACGAAGAAAGAG GTGGACGTGATCAGTGTGCCCACACGCGACCAGATGATCGTCCACGAGCCCAAGAATAAGGTGGACCTCACCAAGTACCTCGAGAACCAGAAGTTCCGTTTCGACTACGCGTTCGACGACAACTGCACTAACGAGATCGTCTACAA ATATACGGCAAAGCCGTTAGTGCAGACGATATTCGAGGGCGGTATGGCGACGTGTTTTGCCTACGGACAGACGGGCTCTGGAAAAACACACACCATGGGTGGAGATTTCCAG GGCAAGACACAGGACTGCAAAAAGGGTATCTACGCGATGGCGGCGCGCGACGTGTTCGCGTACCTCAAGTCGCACAAGTACAAGCCCCTAAACCTCATAGTGTCCGCTTCCTTCTTCGAGATCTACTCCGGCAAG GTTTTCGACTTGCTAGCGGACAAGGCAAAATTGCGAGTACTGGAAGACGGCAAGCAGCAAGTTCAGATCGTTGGACTCACGGAGAAGGTGGTGGACAACGTGGACGAAGTGCTCAAGCTTATTCAGCACGGGAACGCCGCCAGGACCTCTGGACAG ACGTCGGCGAACTCGAACTCGTCGCGGTCGCACGCCGTGTTCCAGATCGTGGTGCGGTCGCCGGGCATGCACCGCGTGCACGGCAAGTTCTCGCTCATCGACCTCGCCGGCAACGAGCGCGGCGCCGACACCTCCTCCGCCAACCGGCAGACCA GAATGGAAGGCGCCGAAATCAACAAATCCCTACTCGCTCTCAAAGAGTGCATTAGGGCGCTAGGCATGAAAGGCAGCCACTTACCGTTCCGAGCGTCGAAACTGACGCAAGTGTTGCGGGACAGCTTCATCGGCGACAAGTCGCGTACTTGTATGATAGCCATGGTGTCACCGGCGCTTAATTCCTGTGAACACTCGTTGAATACGCTACGATATGCTGACAG aGTGAAAGAGCTGGGAACGTCGGACGCGTCGCGGCAGCGCGCGGAGTCCCCGGCCGGCGCCGCGGACGCGGACGCGGACGCGGACGCCGACGTGGACATGGAGCCCGAGCACGGCGACCTGGCGCAGCTGCGCTCACTCAAC GAGGGGGACATGTCCGCCGAGATGTACACCTTCCACGAGGCCATCTCCGAGCTGCAGCAAGCCGAGGACGAGGTGCTGGACAACCACAAGGCCATCTCCGACTACATGCAGCACGCGCAGCAGCGCTGCCTGCAGCTGCTGCAGCTCACCAGGGCCGTCGACTACGACCAGGACG AGCGCTCGTACTTGGCCCGCAAACGCCTGCGGCCCACGAGTACGGGTTCGAGTCTCGGCATTGGCGCACGAAACCGACGGTTGAAGCTAG CGTACGCAACGCAATGGGAGGAGCTGCTGAACGAGCAGCTGGCCGTGCTGGCGCAGTCGCGCGACCTGGTGGCCGAGTTCCGCGCCAAGATGCAGCAGGAGGAGCACATCAGCCGCCGCATGCAGCCGCCGCACCACTAG
- the LOC134755641 gene encoding kinesin-like protein KIF2A isoform X5 — protein sequence MCCSWLRCRRRVASVSAESDGPKEAFVDSPKHSTEPATEQHSPQRATPSSRATRNNQVRMSNAPGYTNGHGGDTTGRRGAENVPPPAQTPAPVPNASRVTQQQAPMSCNSRTGSVASVVPALPANLTSRKNNKEFNASNTTSGLTRGNTGAGAASSTVNVPHAVASGAVRRSNVVKEVERLKENREKRRQRQAELKEEKEALMNMDPGNPNWEFLAMIREYQQSIEFRPLTGNEPVEDHQITVCVRKRPLNKKELTKKEVDVISVPTRDQMIVHEPKNKVDLTKYLENQKFRFDYAFDDNCTNEIVYKYTAKPLVQTIFEGGMATCFAYGQTGSGKTHTMGGDFQGKTQDCKKGIYAMAARDVFAYLKSHKYKPLNLIVSASFFEIYSGKVFDLLADKAKLRVLEDGKQQVQIVGLTEKVVDNVDEVLKLIQHGNAARTSGQTSANSNSSRSHAVFQIVVRSPGMHRVHGKFSLIDLAGNERGADTSSANRQTRMEGAEINKSLLALKECIRALGMKGSHLPFRASKLTQVLRDSFIGDKSRTCMIAMVSPALNSCEHSLNTLRYADRVKELGTSDASRQRAESPAGAADADADADADVDMEPEHGDLAQLRSLNEGDMSAEMYTFHEAISELQQAEDEVLDNHKAISDYMQHAQQRCLQLLQLTRAVDYDQDERSYLARKRLRPTSTGSSLGIGARNRRLKLAYATQWEELLNEQLAVLAQSRDLVAEFRAKMQQEEHISRRMQPPHH from the exons ATGTGCTGCTCATGGCTGAGATGCCGACGGCGCGTGGCGTCCGTCTCGGCAGAGAGCGATGGCCCGAAGGAGGCTTTCGTGGACTCGCCCAAGCACTCGACAGAGCCCGCAACGGAGCAACACAGCCCGCAACGCGCAACAC CGTCATCGCGAGCGACGCGCAACAATCAGGTGCGCATGTCAAATGCGCCCGGCTACACGAACGGACACGGCGGCGACACTACGGGGCGGCGGGGGGCAGAGAACGTGCCGCCCCCCGCGCAGACGCCTGCACCTGTGCCTAATGCATCCAGAGTCACGCAACAG CAGGCACCGATGTCATGCAACTCGCGCACCGGTAGCGTCGCCTCCGTGGTGCCGGCTTTACCTGCCAACTTAACTTCCCGCAAGAATAACAAAGAG TTCAACGCATCAAACACGACGAGCGGCCTAACTCGTGGCAACACGGGCGCCGGTGCGGCGTCCAGCACTGTGAACGTGCCACACGCCGTCGCCAGCGGCGCCGTCCGGCGGTCCAATGTTGTTAAGGAGGTCGAGCGGCTCAAGGAGAATCGCGAGAAGCGGCGTCAGCGGCAGGCTGAGCTTAAGGAGGAGAAG GAAGCCCTAATGAACATGGACCCCGGCAACCCCAACTGGGAGTTCCTGGCGATGATCCGCGAATACCAGCAGAGCATCGAGTTCAGGCCGCTCACCGGCAACGAACCTGTCGAAGACCACCAGATCACCGTGTGCGTGCGCAAGAGGCCACTCAACAAGAAGGAGCTTACGAAGAAAGAG GTGGACGTGATCAGTGTGCCCACACGCGACCAGATGATCGTCCACGAGCCCAAGAATAAGGTGGACCTCACCAAGTACCTCGAGAACCAGAAGTTCCGTTTCGACTACGCGTTCGACGACAACTGCACTAACGAGATCGTCTACAA ATATACGGCAAAGCCGTTAGTGCAGACGATATTCGAGGGCGGTATGGCGACGTGTTTTGCCTACGGACAGACGGGCTCTGGAAAAACACACACCATGGGTGGAGATTTCCAG GGCAAGACACAGGACTGCAAAAAGGGTATCTACGCGATGGCGGCGCGCGACGTGTTCGCGTACCTCAAGTCGCACAAGTACAAGCCCCTAAACCTCATAGTGTCCGCTTCCTTCTTCGAGATCTACTCCGGCAAG GTTTTCGACTTGCTAGCGGACAAGGCAAAATTGCGAGTACTGGAAGACGGCAAGCAGCAAGTTCAGATCGTTGGACTCACGGAGAAGGTGGTGGACAACGTGGACGAAGTGCTCAAGCTTATTCAGCACGGGAACGCCGCCAGGACCTCTGGACAG ACGTCGGCGAACTCGAACTCGTCGCGGTCGCACGCCGTGTTCCAGATCGTGGTGCGGTCGCCGGGCATGCACCGCGTGCACGGCAAGTTCTCGCTCATCGACCTCGCCGGCAACGAGCGCGGCGCCGACACCTCCTCCGCCAACCGGCAGACCA GAATGGAAGGCGCCGAAATCAACAAATCCCTACTCGCTCTCAAAGAGTGCATTAGGGCGCTAGGCATGAAAGGCAGCCACTTACCGTTCCGAGCGTCGAAACTGACGCAAGTGTTGCGGGACAGCTTCATCGGCGACAAGTCGCGTACTTGTATGATAGCCATGGTGTCACCGGCGCTTAATTCCTGTGAACACTCGTTGAATACGCTACGATATGCTGACAG aGTGAAAGAGCTGGGAACGTCGGACGCGTCGCGGCAGCGCGCGGAGTCCCCGGCCGGCGCCGCGGACGCGGACGCGGACGCGGACGCCGACGTGGACATGGAGCCCGAGCACGGCGACCTGGCGCAGCTGCGCTCACTCAAC GAGGGGGACATGTCCGCCGAGATGTACACCTTCCACGAGGCCATCTCCGAGCTGCAGCAAGCCGAGGACGAGGTGCTGGACAACCACAAGGCCATCTCCGACTACATGCAGCACGCGCAGCAGCGCTGCCTGCAGCTGCTGCAGCTCACCAGGGCCGTCGACTACGACCAGGACG AGCGCTCGTACTTGGCCCGCAAACGCCTGCGGCCCACGAGTACGGGTTCGAGTCTCGGCATTGGCGCACGAAACCGACGGTTGAAGCTAG CGTACGCAACGCAATGGGAGGAGCTGCTGAACGAGCAGCTGGCCGTGCTGGCGCAGTCGCGCGACCTGGTGGCCGAGTTCCGCGCCAAGATGCAGCAGGAGGAGCACATCAGCCGCCGCATGCAGCCGCCGCACCACTAG